In Mucilaginibacter celer, one DNA window encodes the following:
- a CDS encoding SusC/RagA family TonB-linked outer membrane protein, with protein MLERMYNFYIKKLVRPPGRTSKLWQIMRITTFLLLTVIMQVSARTLAQQITLSEKNASLLAVFEKISNQTGYDFILPSGISDMARPVTIEARNEDFRTVIHRVLAGQPFDYTIENKIIVISRKVPTGTPAPQNAVPLTRVSGRVTGQNGIPLAGATVSIKDTRQTAVTNERGEFVLDNMTLPCVIRVSFIGYKSTEIPLVKDTPYLTISLAAADSRLEEVRVVSTGYQSLPKERATGAFVQLDSTLVNRRISTDVLSRLEGIVPGLLVNRNTLNSVTGGTDISIRGHSTLYANDQPLIVVDNFPYDGDINNINPNDVAGITILKDAAAASIWGVRSGNGVIVITTKKGRTNRQLLIDLTANFTSGNLPDAFYNPAFLDSKDFIGVEKTLFASGFYNTQLTSQRRLPVSPVVQLLADQRAGKIDADQVNSQIGILEKTDIRNDIEKYLYRRSLNQQYSLSLNGGGERNTYYFSAGYDHNTANLTGNKNDRLTLTSQQTFRPFRDLEVTAGINYVQGNAINNGISSLVTGGTYGKIYPYARLADADGNALAIVKDYNYSWVTDPVAQRGLLNWQYKPLDEIRNSDNSTRSEDIRLNAGLNYSFLRAFNAEIKYQYQNSASDVNNYYSRDSYYTRNLINQFTLVNGSSITHNIPLGGILQKSDSRLVSQRVRGQLNFNKAWSADHSVTVLAGAELNDAVTSANSNTVYGYDKDLQTSQFVDNISYFKQNPSGIFTRIPGQLGFSKLTDRYISYFGNAGYIYKNRYTFSLSGRIDRSNLFGVNTNQKAVPLYSAGLGWTASKEPFYKIPWLPYLKLRATFGYNGNVDKNVVAVTTIRQNTNNYYSNGLLFSNIDNPANPDLRWEKIRMVNMGIDFSTGNRRIWGSFDFYLKKGIDLFGDSPLAPSVGFISFRGNTANTSGKGLDLVLNSRNIAVGNFGWQSVFQLSYALDRITKYDVKQTAAGALAGGANIVPVTGNPLFAVYSYSFAGLSHDKGDPQGILNGVVSTDYTAIINSTALKDLVFNGPSRPTTFGSLNNTFSYRDFSLSVNIIYKLNYYFRRSSISYSGLYNGWYGHEDYTKRWQNPGDESKTTVPSAQLPPVDNNRETFYSYSSVLVDKGDHIRLQDVNVAYDIKKQAWKKMPFRYLQVYGYVNNIAILWRANHDQLDPDLYSASAYPLPRTFAFGLKAGL; from the coding sequence ATGCTCGAACGAATGTACAATTTTTACATTAAAAAATTGGTTCGGCCGCCCGGCCGCACCTCAAAACTATGGCAGATCATGCGCATAACAACCTTTTTATTGTTAACCGTGATCATGCAGGTCAGTGCAAGGACTCTCGCACAACAGATTACCCTTTCCGAAAAAAACGCCAGCCTGCTGGCTGTATTTGAAAAAATAAGCAACCAAACCGGCTACGATTTTATTTTACCGAGCGGAATATCTGACATGGCGCGTCCCGTGACCATCGAGGCGAGAAATGAAGATTTCAGAACAGTCATCCACCGTGTACTTGCCGGCCAGCCCTTCGATTATACCATTGAAAATAAGATCATCGTTATTTCCAGGAAAGTGCCTACAGGTACGCCGGCTCCCCAAAACGCTGTGCCCCTGACCAGGGTAAGCGGCAGGGTCACCGGCCAGAATGGCATCCCCCTGGCGGGTGCCACAGTAAGTATAAAAGATACCCGGCAGACCGCTGTTACCAATGAAAGAGGTGAATTTGTACTGGACAACATGACGCTCCCCTGTGTGATCAGGGTTTCGTTTATCGGTTATAAAAGCACAGAGATCCCCCTCGTCAAGGACACACCCTATTTAACGATCTCTCTGGCAGCGGCCGATTCCAGGCTGGAGGAAGTCCGGGTCGTCTCCACCGGCTACCAGTCTCTCCCCAAAGAACGGGCAACGGGTGCTTTTGTACAGCTGGACAGCACCCTGGTCAACAGGCGGATCAGCACTGACGTGCTGAGCAGGCTTGAGGGGATCGTTCCCGGCCTGCTGGTCAACAGGAACACGCTGAATTCAGTGACAGGCGGGACCGATATCAGCATCCGCGGGCACAGCACCCTATACGCCAACGACCAGCCGCTGATCGTCGTCGATAACTTCCCCTACGACGGGGATATCAACAATATCAACCCCAACGATGTCGCCGGCATAACAATATTGAAAGATGCGGCTGCCGCCTCCATATGGGGCGTCCGCTCCGGTAATGGCGTCATCGTCATTACGACCAAAAAAGGAAGGACGAACCGGCAGCTTTTAATCGACCTGACGGCGAACTTCACCTCGGGTAACCTCCCCGATGCGTTTTACAACCCGGCATTCCTGGACAGCAAGGATTTTATCGGCGTTGAAAAGACATTATTCGCCAGCGGTTTTTACAACACGCAGCTGACCAGCCAGCGGCGTCTGCCGGTATCGCCCGTCGTCCAGCTGCTCGCAGACCAGCGCGCGGGCAAGATCGATGCGGACCAGGTTAACAGCCAGATCGGGATCCTTGAAAAAACGGACATCAGGAACGATATCGAAAAATACCTGTACAGGAGAAGCCTGAACCAGCAATACAGCCTGAGCCTGAACGGTGGTGGCGAAAGGAACACTTATTATTTTTCCGCAGGATATGACCATAATACAGCGAACCTGACCGGGAACAAAAACGACCGCCTCACACTGACCAGCCAACAGACGTTCCGGCCTTTCCGGGATCTGGAAGTTACAGCCGGGATCAATTACGTGCAGGGTAATGCAATCAATAATGGAATCAGCAGCCTCGTTACCGGCGGAACCTACGGCAAAATATACCCTTATGCCCGGCTGGCGGACGCGGACGGCAACGCCCTTGCCATTGTAAAAGACTACAACTATTCCTGGGTCACCGATCCTGTAGCGCAGCGGGGCCTGTTGAACTGGCAATATAAACCCCTTGACGAAATCAGGAATTCCGATAACAGTACACGTTCCGAGGACATCCGGCTCAATGCCGGCCTGAACTACAGTTTCCTGCGGGCTTTTAACGCGGAAATCAAATACCAGTACCAGAACTCAGCTTCCGACGTCAACAATTATTACAGCAGGGACAGTTATTATACACGTAACCTGATCAACCAGTTCACCCTCGTTAACGGGAGCAGCATAACCCATAACATACCGCTCGGCGGAATCTTGCAAAAGTCCGACAGCCGACTGGTTTCGCAGCGTGTACGCGGGCAGCTTAATTTTAATAAAGCCTGGTCGGCGGACCATTCAGTGACCGTCCTCGCCGGGGCGGAGCTCAACGACGCCGTCACCAGCGCGAACAGCAATACGGTATATGGTTACGACAAAGACTTGCAGACCTCCCAGTTTGTCGACAATATCTCCTACTTTAAACAAAACCCTTCCGGAATATTCACCAGAATCCCGGGACAACTCGGCTTCAGCAAGCTGACTGACCGTTATATCTCCTATTTCGGCAATGCGGGCTATATTTATAAAAACCGGTATACTTTCTCGCTGAGCGGACGGATCGACAGGTCGAACCTTTTTGGTGTCAATACCAACCAGAAAGCCGTCCCGCTTTATTCTGCCGGGCTGGGATGGACCGCGAGCAAAGAACCCTTTTACAAAATTCCCTGGCTCCCCTACCTGAAGCTGCGGGCCACATTCGGGTACAACGGCAATGTTGATAAGAATGTGGTGGCCGTCACTACCATCCGGCAAAATACGAACAACTATTACAGCAACGGCCTGCTGTTCTCCAACATCGACAACCCGGCCAACCCGGACCTAAGGTGGGAAAAAATACGCATGGTCAATATGGGTATCGACTTCTCCACCGGGAACCGCAGGATATGGGGCAGCTTCGACTTTTACCTGAAAAAAGGGATCGATCTTTTCGGCGATTCTCCGCTGGCCCCTTCGGTAGGCTTCATTTCCTTCCGGGGCAACACCGCGAATACCTCAGGCAAAGGCCTGGATCTCGTCCTGAACTCACGTAATATAGCCGTCGGAAACTTCGGCTGGCAAAGCGTTTTCCAGTTGAGCTACGCGTTGGACAGGATCACGAAATACGATGTAAAGCAGACCGCCGCCGGAGCGCTGGCAGGGGGCGCCAACATAGTACCTGTTACCGGCAACCCGCTGTTCGCGGTTTACAGTTACAGCTTTGCGGGGCTCAGCCACGATAAAGGCGATCCGCAGGGCATCCTGAACGGGGTGGTCAGCACGGATTATACGGCGATCATCAACAGCACCGCTTTGAAGGACCTGGTCTTTAACGGGCCGTCCAGGCCGACGACATTCGGATCGTTGAACAACACGTTCAGTTACCGTGACTTCTCGTTGTCTGTCAATATCATCTACAAGCTGAATTATTATTTCAGGCGTTCGTCCATATCTTACAGCGGCCTGTATAACGGCTGGTACGGCCATGAGGATTATACGAAAAGATGGCAGAATCCAGGTGATGAATCAAAGACCACCGTACCATCGGCGCAGCTACCCCCAGTCGACAATAACCGGGAAACTTTTTACAGTTACTCATCCGTACTCGTGGACAAAGGTGATCATATACGCCTGCAGGACGTCAATGTCGCCTACGATATCAAAAAGCAGGCCTGGAAAAAAATGCCTTTCCGTTATCTCCAGGTTTACGGGTATGTCAACAACATCGCGATCCTTTGGCGCGCGAACCACGACCAACTCGACCCGGACCTGTATTCGGCCTCAGCTTATCCTTTACCAAGAACGTTTGCATTCGGCTTAAAAGCCGGGCTTTAA
- a CDS encoding FecR family protein, with protein MEKKQLKGLFKKYHEGTCTEEEKTLLENWYLQYNEHETGLSTRKIGAVGRRIFRELPGNESSFLRIGVVITLAAVLIGLLISVTVKLIFDDPSKKGIAAVHDISPGSNKAVLTLADGERIDLKKAVNGEIASQGNIRIVKNADGELTYRNGRNMPPGETLFNTISTPNSGQWFVVLPDGTRVWLNNTSSFTYPASFVDQKERVVQLSGEAYFEVAKDKAHPFIVRTSQQEIRVLGTHFNINSFADELSVKTTLLEGSVKVMLSARQVTKILRPGQQSVLSDNNLTIRAVDPQQAVAWKNGYFRFNNETIRGIMRQLARWYDIEVGYEGPVSTEGLNGKVSRYKNISQVLKALEATGTVRFKVAGRRVTVMK; from the coding sequence ATGGAAAAGAAACAACTCAAAGGGCTGTTTAAAAAATATCACGAGGGCACCTGCACCGAGGAAGAAAAAACCTTGCTGGAGAACTGGTATTTGCAGTATAATGAACATGAGACAGGACTCTCCACCCGGAAAATTGGGGCTGTCGGCAGACGGATCTTTCGTGAACTTCCCGGGAATGAATCTTCCTTTTTAAGGATTGGCGTGGTGATCACCCTTGCTGCAGTACTGATCGGCCTGTTGATTTCCGTTACCGTAAAACTTATTTTCGATGATCCGTCCAAAAAAGGGATAGCCGCCGTCCATGATATATCACCTGGTTCGAACAAAGCAGTACTGACCTTAGCTGATGGTGAAAGGATCGACCTCAAAAAGGCGGTAAACGGAGAAATAGCCAGCCAGGGCAATATCCGGATCGTCAAAAATGCAGACGGGGAATTAACCTACAGGAACGGACGAAACATGCCACCGGGCGAAACCCTGTTCAATACGATCTCCACCCCGAACAGCGGGCAATGGTTCGTAGTGCTGCCCGACGGCACTAGGGTCTGGCTCAATAACACCTCCTCCTTTACCTACCCTGCTTCCTTTGTCGATCAGAAAGAGCGCGTCGTACAGTTGAGCGGTGAAGCCTACTTCGAGGTAGCCAAAGACAAAGCGCATCCCTTTATCGTCAGGACCAGCCAGCAGGAGATCAGGGTTTTGGGCACCCATTTTAACATCAACAGCTTTGCCGATGAACTGTCCGTAAAAACCACACTGCTGGAAGGCAGCGTCAAAGTCATGCTTTCAGCCAGACAGGTCACCAAAATATTACGACCCGGCCAGCAATCCGTTCTATCGGATAATAACCTCACCATACGAGCCGTGGACCCGCAGCAGGCGGTTGCCTGGAAAAACGGTTATTTCCGGTTCAACAACGAAACCATCAGGGGCATTATGCGGCAGCTGGCCCGGTGGTACGATATCGAGGTCGGTTATGAGGGGCCCGTTTCAACGGAAGGGCTGAACGGAAAAGTTTCACGCTATAAAAATATAAGCCAGGTGCTGAAGGCACTGGAGGCTACCGGAACAGTCCGCTTTAAAGTGGCAGGAAGGAGGGTAACCGTCATGAAGTAA